Proteins encoded in a region of the Micromonas commoda chromosome 10, complete sequence genome:
- a CDS encoding pe-pgrs family protein (This model contains a Zinc finger SBP-type profile.SQUAMOSA promoter binding proteins (SBPs) form a major family of plant-specific transcription factors related to flower development) yields the protein MANEGVDWALSFGDGADVDDDGPDVNAQAPGPASRGGAGGANEKAPQEPKTCRVTGCDAICQTVHEIRARACASHCAALYVQLEEEPEGTQSRFCYQCHKFHTMDEYITPDGSLLQRHNCYKSQQRRLMRRRNKSNEKAAANKTHGGRGRGRNQGANPQAYYLSRAAGANRRSSVAGGAEGGIGAEGGGGGAPGTPSPMYAHARERNEGPDAGAGGMMPPPPRRVSGGVLIEPVTYANYEEPVAKTYQELLPPGMRAEAEEASRNTAAMDAMPAGPGEMTEEMMRRLREEAVRAHNAQTLRFGSFTESSLKPRTAPSAS from the exons ATGGCgaacgagggcgtcgactgGGCGCTGTcattcggcgacggcgccgacgtagacgacgacggccccGACGTGAATGCGCAAGCCCCCGGTCCCGCCTCCAGAGGAGGTGCTGGCGGGGCGAATGAGAAGGCGCCGCAGGAACCGAAGACG TGCCGCGTGACGGGTTGCGACGCGATTTGTCAGACCGTGCACGAGattcgcgcccgcgcgtgcgcctcccACTGCGCCGCGCTGTACGTGCAGCTCGAAGAGGAGCCCGAGGGAACGCAGAGCAGGTTCTGCTATCAGTGCCACAAGTTCCACACCATGGACGAGTACATCACCCCGGATGGCTCCTTGCTCCAGCGACACAACTGCTACAAGTCGCAGCAGAGGCGCCTGATGCGCAGACGCAACAAGAGCAACGAGAAGGCGGCCGCCAATAAGACTCACGGGGGACGCGGCAGGGGTCGCAACCAGGGCGCTAACCCGCAGGCGTACTACctctcgcgagcggcgggcgccaaTCGGCgatcctccgtcgcgggtggcgccgagggtggtatcggcgccgaggggggaggtggcggcgcgccggggaccccgtcgccgatgtACGCGCACGCACGCGAAAGAAACGAAGGACCGgacgcgggagcgggaggcATGATGCCGCCCCCTCCCCGGCGggtcagcggcggcgtgctcatCGAGCCCGTCACGTACGCAAACTACGAGGAACCGGTGGCGAAGACGTACCAGGAGCTGCTGCCCCCGGGGATGcgagccgaggccgaggaggcgagcaggaacacggcggcgatggacgcgatgcccgcgggACCGGGGGAGATGACCGAGGAGATGATGAGGCGCCTGAGGGAGGAGGCTGTGAGGGCGCACAACGCGCAGACGCTTCGGTTCGGGTCATTCACCGAGTCGAGCCTGaagccgaggacggcgccgtcggcgtcgtga
- a CDS encoding hypothetical protein (putative uncharacterized protein), translating to MGAGGEQKPPARSGGGVCGGPVRRRLQPIGKPMERRASSLQRIKDAADWKRIGLHQKYADQTMTRPLMRGWFHALTAFIFTALIALDAHTLSPGPVTWFAVVTFVIPYWASTALHCVPWRRRTAHDLALALDFLGISAGFVGQSVGWVGVGTWRGVDEGASWRLRFAAWCARGNVSLAAALAWLLTCALYNRHRQPVMLYCRKARFAIVGANMLLLGCVETALCHDWRLNVALQLLGRVFVPWYFLRCVAVDAGGKGWLPLWDGVWSPHENWHCAILVLHCLQLHAVSIRHDGTSAFVTFLEVVGGSGHAGG from the exons atgggcgcgggcggcgagcagAAACCCCCCGCGCGATCCGGCGGTGGCGTTTGCGGAGGCCCCGTGAGGCGAAGGCTCCAGCCGATCGGCAAGCCGAtggagcgacgcgcgagcagcCTGCAACGGAtcaaggacgcggcggactgGAAACGGATAGGGTTACACCAGAAGTACGCGGACCAGACCATG ACGCGCCCGCTCATGCGCGGCTGGTTCCACGCTCTCACTGCGTTCATAttcaccgcgctcatcgccctGGACGCGCACACCCTCTCCCCCGGTCCCGTCACCTGGTTCGCGGTGGTCACCTTCGTGATCCCGTACTGGGCATCAACCGCGCTGCACTGCGTGCCGTGGAGACGAAGAACCGCGCacgacctcgcgctcgcgctggatTTTCTGGGGATATCCGCCGGCTTCGTGGGTCAGTCCGTCGGGTGGGTCGGGGTCGGCACGTGGCGCGGGGTCGATGAAGGCGCCAGCTGGAGGTTGCGTTTCGCGGCGTGGTGCGCTCGGGGAAACGTCTcactcgccgcggcgctggcgtggCTGCTGACGTGCGCGCTGTACAATCGGCACAGACAGCCGGTGATGCTGTACTGCAGGAAGGCGCGGTTCGCGATCGTGGGTGCGAACATGTTGCTGCTGGGGTGCGTGGAGACGGCGCTGTGCCACGACTGGAGGCTCAACGTCGCGTTGCAGCTCTTGGGGCGGGTGTTTGTGCCGTGGTACTTTCTGCggtgcgtcgcggtggacgcgggtgGTAAAGGGTGGTTGCCGCTGTGGGACGGGGTGTGGAGCCCTCACGAGAACTGGCACTGCGCGATACTGGTGCTTCACTGCCTGCAGCTGCACGCGGTGTCGATCCGCCACGAcgggacgagcgcgttcgTCACCTTCCTCGAAGTCGTGGGCGGCTCCGGCCACGCCGGCGGGTGA
- a CDS encoding predicted protein has product MSTFKDMQDEHAARQAVLRERVEISRDAALASVSGLTEQMVDAVNAGTVEVFENQKRVEEQARELRRKGAKFAGVTSEWVRIVRGFDDDLREIGDFEGWIKRVELDLNNLTQAMKKVAEQGSGSPRERGAS; this is encoded by the exons ATGTCGACGTTTAAGGATATGCAAGacgagcacgccgcgcggcaGGCTGTGCTCAGGGAGCGTGTCG AGATTTCGAGAGACGCGGCGCTTGCGTCCGTCAGCGGTCTGACCGAGCAGATGGTGGATGCGGTGAACGCCGGGACGGTGGAGGTCTTCGAGAACCAGAAGCGCGTGGAGGAGCAGGCGAGGGAGCTTCGGCGGAAGGGCGCCAAATTCGCGGGGGTCACGAGCGAGTGGGTCCGGATCGTGAGggggttcgacgacgacctgcGGGAAATTGGGGACTTCGAGGGATGGATCAAGCGCGTGGAGCTCGACCTGAACAACTTGACGCAGGCCATGAAGAAAGTCGCGGAGCAGGGGTCAGGGAGTCCGAGGGAGCGCGGCGCTAGCTAG
- a CDS encoding glutamate-gated ion channel neurotransmitter receptor family (glutamate gated ion channel) has product MRQALLLGVLACSLSHAAAAPVYVDFCSLAIPQQLSGGYKNVSQAVGFDAASGSVPSKSNIRGLLDGKTLRVIAHVDPNRVEHATFKTVPGCSSDCPYPDVFFCAPHIPGRTCDLEGGLKGRDYLLFQEMAKRGGFNVEWALTRDVSKTVPESYTAMAVNFTTDDRFDLSTNWWTDTSDRRKLGLVIGHHHTDASRVLITARNSKKKSLDLDLLVRPFTGLVWAVWCAIIVTYSIMMFTIERNWIDNDDLGKNRAERLVKGLSLELYLTFERFSGGSQTQKPMSRAGRGITSAFGLFCLLFMSLYTAKLAAIIVVQDSAGEGLIKNMNDVRDNGGAVIMFKGDPLKKRMETAHPYLKVNEDYSMGNMTRLALGKLLADNQALAEILPANVARNVVLQKQNCDVTVTSSVFTAGGGFMTSVEKCRSNVHVILDGLLMEIESDGTLDDRIETKTVDMCSGGGLDADAAGLETKALDIDQMMGLFMFVGGSMCAIFFTNQLFGGASKALNNPNYLDILGGAAQRKPSKENSAHGGEEDGKAAHHRMFASSKV; this is encoded by the exons ATGCGGCAAGCCTTGCTCCTGGGAGTCTTGGCTTGCTCCCTGAGCCATGCTGCGGCGGCTCCCGTGTACGTGGACTTTTGCTCGCTTGCGATTCCCCAGCAGCTATCCGGCGGTTACAAAAATGTGAGCCAGGCTGTGGGGTTCGACGCGGCCAGCG GATCGGTCCCATCAAAGTCCAATATTCGAGGCTTGCTCGACGGGAAAACCTTGCGCGTCATCGCGCACGTCGATCCAAACCGCGTGGAACACGCAACATTCAAGACAGTGCCAGGATGCTCGTCTGACTGCCCCTACCCCGACGTCTTCTTCTGCGCGCCGCACATCCCCGGGCGGACGTGCGACCTCGAGGGCGGGCTGAAAGGCCGTGATTACCTACTCTTCCAGGAGATGGCGAAGAGGGGCGGGTTCAACGTCGAGTGGGCGCTAACCCGCGACGTTTCGAAGACGGTGCCGGAGTCGTACACTGCGATGGCTGTCAACTTCACCACGGACGACCGTTTCGACCTGTCCACCAACTGGTGGACGGACACCTCAGATCGACGAAAGCTCGGGCTGGTCATCGGCCATCACCACACGGATGCGTCCAGGGTGCTGATCACCGCGCGCAACTCCAAGAAGAAGTCGCTGGACCTCGACCTGCTGGTCCGACCGTTCACGGGCCTTGTGTGGGCGGTTTGGTGCGCAATTATTGTGACGTATTCAATCATGATGTTCACCATCGAGCGCAATTGGATAGATAACGACGACCTCGGCAAGAACAGAGCGGAAAGACTTGTTAAAGGCCTATCGCTGGAGCTGTATCTCACGTTCGAGCGCTTCTCTGGCGGATCGCAGACGCAGAAGCCGATGAGCCGAGCCGGGCGAGGGATCACGTCCGCTTTTGGCCTGTTCTGCCTTCTCTTCATGTCGTTGTACACCGCAAAGCTGGCGGCGATCATCGTCGTGCAGGATTCCGCGGGTGAGGGGCTGATCAAGAACATGAACGACGTGCGCGATAACGGCGGTGCGGTGATCATGTTCAAAGGGGACCCGCTGAAGAAACGGATGGAAACTGCGCACCCGTATCTGAAAGTCAACGAGGACTACTCGATGGGAAACATGACACGACTTGCGCTCGGCAAGTTGCTCGCCGACAACCAGGCTCTGGCGGAGATCTtgcccgcgaacgtcgcTCGAAACGTGGTGCTCCAGAAGCAGAATTGCGACGTCACCGTGACGTCGTCCGTGTtcaccgcgggtggcgggTTCATGACTTCGGTCGAGAAGTGCCGCTCCAATGTGCACGTCATCCTCGACGGGTTGCTGATGGAGATCGAGAGCGACGGCACGCTGGACGACAGAATCGAGACAAAGACGGTCGACATGTGCAGCGGTGGCGGGTTGGACGCGGATGCCGCGGGGCTGGAGACAAAAGCGTTGGATATCGATCAGATGATGGGCCTGTTCATGTTCGTCGGGGGGTCCATGTGCGCAATCTTCTTCACCAACCAGTTGTTTGGAGGCGCGTCCAAAGCGTTGAACAATCCAAACTACCTGGACATCCTCGGGGGCGCAGCCCAACGCAAGCCGTCCAAGGAGAACAGCGCGCACGGAGGAGAGGAGGATGGTAAGGCGGCGCACCACAGGAtgttcgcgtcgtccaaaGTCTGA
- a CDS encoding predicted protein: SRVNPAQIKKAVAALAKHLEKVKAEGKTQLFEEDGDGDYYSVMLSTRRVPQKGSNKLVPVKIPNPLLNPDKTEICLIVKDHQGEGHKEAKKKVADMEACGVAKVLGISKLRNNYKPHEAKRQLCDSYDLFCADARVLPILPKLLGKSFFKKKKQPVPVDLTKKDWAAQIRKAAAATYAHMGAGTCIHVKVGTSGMEVTKVAENAIAAIDDLVQHVPRKWSNVQSIYMKTNESVALPVYNALP; the protein is encoded by the coding sequence TCCCGCGTGAACCCGGCACAGATCAagaaggcggtggcggcgctcgccaagcaCCTCGAGAAGGTTAAGGCCGAGGGCAAGACGCAGCtcttcgaggaggacggcgacggcgactaCTACAGCGTGATGCTGTCCACCCGCAGGGTGCCCCAGAAGGGCAGCAACAAGCTGGTGCCGGTGAAGATCCCCAACCCGCTGCTCAACCCCGACAAGACGGAGATCTGCCTCATCGTGAAGGACCACCAGGGCGAGGGTCAcaaggaggcgaagaagaaaGTGGCGGACATGGAGGCGTGCGGCGTCGCCAAGGTGCTCGGCATCTCCAAGCTCCGCAACAACTACAAGCCCCACGAGGCCaagcgccagctgtgcgacTCCTACGACCTCTTCTGCGCGGACGCCAGGgtcctccccatcctccccaAGCTGCTCGGCAAGTCATTCttcaagaagaagaagcagCCCGTGCCCGTGGACCTCACGAAGAAGGACTGGGCGGCACAGATtcgcaaggcggcggcggcgacgtacgcgcACATGGGCGCGGGCACGTGCATCCACGTCAAGGTGGGCACCAGCGGCATGGAGGTGACCAAGGTGGCGGAgaacgcgatcgccgcgatcgacgaccTCGTGCAGCACGTGCCCCGCAAGTGGTCCAACGTGCAATCGATCTACATGAAGACCAACGAGTCCGTCGCGTTGCCGGTGTACAACGCCCTGCCG
- a CDS encoding predicted protein has protein sequence SHVDADFLYDSIRDKLGYLTDYERSEVKDATRMAFNAHDGQKRKSGEPFVTHPVAVAGILADQRMDHETVIAGLLHDTVEDTDAVTFESIQERFGPAVRRIVEGETKVSKVSSSQALAAAANVQADDLKEMFLAMTQDVRVIIVKLADRLHNMRTLGALKPEKRVKIARETLLVFAPLAKLLGMYNVKNELEELAFRYAAPETHAETARWFDELTKRQDPVVRRAAEELQALCDKDEFLKQACSKVEVLPRAKEFYGLFRRANGGSKPGEIDNLRRVNEVAQLRVILHLRGDDESDGEYAAMSEARRMVSSRVCYQALSMVHALWPPVPGRMKDYIATPKLNGYRALHTVVLPIGSDQQGSAPERQGPIETEVFPLELQIRTYDMHRMAESGIAADGEVKAAWRATAKRTARKLRKLRRRAADADGDVKVEWLSNIREWQEEFLGVITAEEFVDTVTGDLLGRRVFVFTPSGGVMNLPHGATVVDYAFYTDAGLDMVEAKVNGVAVDFDTPLHNADVVEIITQAAGGYNLLDGAGESTAAALAGAVAKQKISLQKKFLDMARTRSAKYKIKKFLAEQGVKLGDE, from the exons tcgcacgtcgacgccgacttTCTCTACGACTCCATCCGGGACAAGCTGGGGTACCTGACCGACTACGAGAGGAGCGAGGTCaaggacgcgacgaggatggCGTTCAACGCGCACGACGGGCAAAAACGCAAGTCCGGCGAGCCCTTCGTCACCCAcccggtggcggtggcggggatACTGGCGGACCAGCGCATGGACCACGAGACGGTCATTGCCGGTTTACTTCACGACACCGTGGAGGACACCGACGCGGTCACGTTCGAGTCCATCCAGGAACGGTTCGGACCCGCGGTGCGACGGATCGTGGAGGGGGAGACCAAGGTGAGCAAGGTGAGCAGCTCC caggcgctggccgcggcggccaacgTGCAGGCGGACGACCTGAAGGAGATGTTCCTGGCGATGACCCAGGACGTGCGGGTCATCATCGTCAAGCTGGCCGACAGGCTGCACAACATGCGCACGCTGGGAGCGCTCAAGCCCGAGAAGAGGGTGAAGATTGCGAGGGAGACCTTGCTCGTgttcgcgcccctcgcgaagCTCCTCGGCATGTATAACGTCAagaacgagctcgaggagttGGCGTTCAGGTACGCCGCACCCGAGACgcacgcggagacggcgcggtggttcgACGAGCTGACCAAGAGGCAGGATCCCGTGgtgaggcgcgcggcggaggagcttcAGGCACTCTGCGACAAGGACGAGTTCCTCAAGCAGGCGTGCAGCAAGGTGGAGGTCCTCCCTCGGGCCAAAGAGTTCTACGGCTTGTTCCGCAGGGCCAACGGCGGGAGTAAGCCCGGGGAGATTGAC AACCTTAGGCGGGTGAACGAGGTGGCGCAGCTCAGGGTGATTTTGCACctccggggcgacgacgagtccgacGGCGAGTACGCCGCCATGTCCGAGGCGCGCAGGATGGTATCGTCCAGGGTGTGCTACCAGGCGCTCAGCATGGTCCATGCGCTGTGGCCACCCGTCCCGGGGCGCATGAAGGACTACATTGCCACCCCCAAGCTCAACGGGTATCGCGCGCTGCAcaccgtcgtcctccccATCGGGTCCGACCAGCAGGGCAGCGCGCCGGAGAGGCAGGGCCCCATCGAGACGGAGGTGTTCCCGCTGGAGCTGCAGATTCGCACGTACGACATGCACCGCATGGCTGAGAgcggcatcgcggcggacggtGAGGTCAAGGCTgcgtggcgcgcgacggcgaagaggaCGGCTCGCAAACTTCGTAAACTTCGGAGGAGAGCGGctgacgcggacggcgatgTCAAG GTTGAGTGGCTGAGCAACATCAGGGAGTGGCAGGAGGAGTTCCTCGGCGtcatcaccgcggaggagttTGTGGACACTGTCACCGGGGACCTCCTCGGCAGGCGCGTCTTCGTGTTCACGCCGTCGGGCGGGGTCATGAACCTACCCCacggcgccaccgtcgtgGATTACGCCTTTTACACGGACGCGGGCCTGGACATGGTCGAGGCGAAGGTgaacggcgtcgccgtggactTTGACACCCCCCTGCACAACGCCGACGTGGTCGAGATCATCACGCAAGCCGCGGGCGGGTACAACCTcttggacggcgcgggtgagtccaccgcggcggcgctcgcgggtgcgGTGGCCAAGCAAAAGATTTCGCTGCAGAAGAAGTTCCTGGACatggcgcggacgaggtcggcCAAGTACAAGATCAAGAAGTTCCTCGCGGAGCAGGGGGTGAAACTCGGGGACGAA